From a region of the Anoplopoma fimbria isolate UVic2021 breed Golden Eagle Sablefish chromosome 16, Afim_UVic_2022, whole genome shotgun sequence genome:
- the rgcc gene encoding regulator of cell cycle RGCC — protein sequence MKSPKLKPQAKFVNEEDLNDVLCEFDAVMEDFTSPVEKRHFRYDEHLKTMKRRSSASVSDSGISDSESAESLNRNSLSFSDERLNSPTVFSPTTNSPPLMSPKPKLGDTKELEDFIADLDRTLESM from the exons ATGAAGTCTCCAAAACTCAAACCTCAAG CCAAGTTCGTGAACGAGGAGGACCTGAACGACGTGCTGTGTGAGTTCGACGCGGTGATGGAGGACTTCACGTCGCCGGTGGAGAAGCGACACTTCAGGTACGACGAACACCTGAAGAccatgaagaggaggagcagtgcGAGCGTCAGCGACAGCGGCATCAGCGACTCCGAGA GTGCAGAGTCTCTTAACAGAAACAGCCTCAGCTTCAGTGATGAGAGGCTGAACTCCCCCACCGTGTTCTCCCCCACCACCAACTCACCTCCTCTTATGTCACCGAAAC CCAAACTGGGCGACACTAAAGAACTGGAAGACTTCATCGCCGACCTTGACAGGACATTAGAGA GCATGTGA
- the f5 gene encoding coagulation factor V: MRLCFWTRSWCLLPVLVLLTLLHVKADQQPKERHYYIAAEEIDWDYSNNDTNRFGPTYRKTVFREYDEDFRQAKTHPSWLGLLGPTLRAEEGETIVVTFKNMATGPHSIHPHGVAYGKQSEGANYFDNTSQKEKEDDVVQPNSQHVYYWEVTSDVSPQPHDPTCLTYTYISHKNVVQDYNSGLIGTLLVCKPGSLDESGQQVGVHQEYVFLFGVFDERESKYKQPNCHDNHDNHVKYTINGYTMGSLPDVSVCAYSSVSLHLVGMSSEPEVFSVHMNGQVLQQTGHKVSSIGLITGSTATASMVALHAGRWLLSSHTFKHMEAGMHGFVDVKKCDGFNAPQRRMTIEQKRHSRVWTYYIAAEEITWDYAPNTQEHIEGDFKFQYLKQSSTRIGGKYKKAVYTLYKNESFTERSELKQRKNELGISGPVIKAQIRDVIEIVFKNMASRPYSIYPHGLTIEKSEEGVNYPAGGNQSHGVQPGETHTYLWKVVDEDEPFDGDSRCLTRLYHSAVNTPRDIASGLIGQILICKSRSLNKRGVQLKADKEQHAMLAVFDENKSWYLDDNIHQYCDRSKVNKADPDFYKSNVMHTINGYVFESGPLLGFCNGEVATWHVSSIGAQDYIQTATFYGHPFDLNGQMEDFLSLYPMTGETITMNMDNIGVWLMASLNSHETTKGVRVKFQDVECYRDHQYDYTDDDDQEFKEFTVWNPMSLTDIIKEENKPTAELNTPTETDYYTDLFADELGLRSLKNQSSDSDVEKLDLSFLNYDATDVPGGDMNINPNFNETKNKRQTSIPKPNALNETLFSNWTEVDGLNPTAVHLLNQSIIENTTHVQNNSTSSTFGNSSVNKTENMTVFYSPNISPKNDSTTTNSSVSVDPNIDNATVSDTKNITAHNATVLSMVGNVSNEITNLTVASQETANLTETSRGNSSSIMETERMNVTLTGDNQTSVGMALAEDSEERLTRGDVFSYSVPLSNTSNNNATTLSHSAEEEDENNTAAKHVNVSADGRNRSSSIPSEIDLHVGEVNFSSIDRSNLTILELEVESTDNITRDNESLITAEEPEYLSSFEVPTNSSDLTISANSSLENATNVLLVTEPPQNVTANASRSNSSEEIISRKINSEELSATDHSEEVHIYLSENKSEVIKTTSVKTQGHNWTYDGTHQMEPMDISDYIMKYLDRETTQTTAPPKKKIKKVNLRQWPEKGQGMKTKKKKEYKPQSRGALPFSPRGFNPGMTPRGSRPLSQQLVSDEESLINMPVVIGVPRPDFSDYELYIPGGEPAHLKIDDENMNADEYEFVTYVDPYSKHDDIKNLNLDETTKYYLKLSGSNVRTYFIAAEEVEWDYGGYGQSRQDKSQQNSRETKFTKAVFRGYMDSSFSTPDIRGEIDEHLGILGPVIKAEVGQSIMVVFKNKAKRPYSLHPNGVSYTKQTEGLSYNDGSKYWYQYDNEVQPNTTFTYIWKVPSMVGLIPAGSHCRTWAYYSGVNPERDMHSGLIGPLLVCREGTQDKNKPDMREFTLLFMTFDESQSWYYEKNHERMQRKSRRRIMDNNLTDNLKFHSINGIIYNLKGLRMYTNQLVCWYLINMGSPTDFQSVHFHGQTFIHKKITNHRQAVYPLLPGSFATLEMYPSKPGLWQLETEVGFNQQKGMQTLFLVLDNDCYRPLGLESGSVKNDQITAINTRGNWVPHLARLNNNGQYNAWSTDQNKSWIQVDFQRPVVLSQVATQGARQMFHSQYVIKYLISYSTDRRKWIFYKGDSQHLRKVFIGNQEAYEVKTNTFSPPVIGRFVRLHPIEWYNTATVRMEFYGCELDGCSVPLGMESRLIEDQRITASSSASSWYSGPWKPSLARLNKQGTINAWQSKYRDMNQWLQVELPQVKKITGIITQGAKSLGKEQYVISYALQYSDNGKHWSQYTDDENLSFKTFLGNTNNNDHVKNYIYPPIFSRFIRIIPRSWMNSITMRIELLGCDFE; the protein is encoded by the exons ATGAGGCTCTGTTTCTGGACCAGATCTTGGTGTCTTCTGCCTGTCCTGGTTCTTCTTACTCTCCTACATGTCAAAGCAGACCAGCAGCCCAAAGAGAGACACTATTACATCGCTGCCGAGGAGATAGACTGGGACTACTCTAACAATGACACAAACAG GTTTGGTCCCACCTATAGGAAAACGGTATTTCGGGAGTATGACGAAGACTTCAGACAGGCTAAGACTCATCCCTCCTGGTTAG GTCTACTCGGACCCACACTGAGGGCGGAGGAGGGCGAGACCATCGTCGTCACTTTCAAAAACATGGCCACAGGACCGCACAGCATCCACCCACACGGGGTCGCTTACGGGAAACAGTCGGAGG ggGCCAACTACTTTGACAACACgtcacagaaagagaaagaggacgACGTGGTGCAGCCTAACAGCCAACACGTTTACTACTGGGAGGTGACATCAGATGTTTCTCCACAGCCACATGACCCCACCTGTCTCACCTACACCTATATCTCACACAAAAATGTTGTCCAGGACTACAACTCGGGCCTCATCGGTACTTTGCTCGTCTGCAAGCCTG GCAGTCTGGATGAGTCGGGGCAGCAGGTCGGCGTCCACCAGGAGTACGTGTTCCTCTTTGGGGTTTTTGATGAGAGGGAGAGCAAGTACAAACAACCAAACTGCCATGACAACCATGACAACCATGTGAAATACACCATCAACGGATACACAATGGGATCACTGCCTG atgtcagtgtgtgtgcctACTCCTCTGTGAGCCTGCATCTGGTGGGTATGAGTTCAGAGCCTGAGGTCTTCTCTGTGCACATGAACGGCCAGGTTCTGCAGCAGACCGGGCATAAAGTGTCATCGATCGGCCTGATCACTGGCTCCACCGCCACCGCCAGCATGGTGGCTCTCCACGCAGGCCGCTGGCTGCTGTCCTCGCACACCTTCAAGCACATGGAGG CTGGCATGCACGGTTTCGTGGATGTGAAAAAGTGTGATGGCTTCAATGCTCCGCAGCGAAGGATGACCATCGAACAGAAACGACACAGCAGGGTGTGGACGTACTACATAGCTGCTGAGGAAATTACCTGGGACTATGCACCTAATACGCAAGAACACATTGAGGG GGACTTCAAGTTCCAGTACCTGAAACAGTCATCAACACGCATAGGTGGGAAGTACAAGAAGGCGGTGTACACGCTGTACAAGAACGAGTCATTCACTGAAAGGTCAGAGCTCAAGCAAAGGAAAAATGAGCTTGGGATCTCGGGCCCAGTGATCAAAGCGCAAATCAGAGATGTCATCGAG ATTGTTTTTAAGAACATGGCCTCCAGGCCCTACAGTATCTATCCACATGGACTGACAATAGAGAAGTCAGAAGAGGGAGTCAACTACCCAGCAGGAG GCAACCAGTCTCATGGCGTTCAgccaggtgagacacacacctACTTATGGAAAGTGGTCGACGAAGATGAGCCTTTCGACGGGGACTCTCGGTGTTTGACCCGACTGTACCACAGCGCCGTGAACACACCACGCGACATCGCCTCAGGACTGATCGGACAAATCCTCATCTGCAAGAGTCGGTCCCTCAATAAGAGGGGTGTGCAG CTGAAAGCAGACAAGGAGCAGCATGCTATGTTGGCTGTCTTCGACGAGAACAAGAGCTGGTACCTGGATGACAACATCCACCAATACTGCGATCGATCCAAAGTCAACAAGGCGGACCCGGACTTTTATAAGTCCAATGTCATGCACA CAATCAACGGTTATGTGTTTGAGAGTGGTCCGCTCTTGGGCTTCTGCAATGGTGAGGTTGCGACATGGCACGTGTCCAGCATTGGAGCTCAGGACTACATCCAGACAGCTACTTTCTACGGCCATCCATTTGATCTGAATGGGCAGATGGAGGACTTCCTCAGCCTCTACCCGATGACTGGAGAGACCATCACTATGAACATGGACAACATTG GTGTGTGGCTCATGGCTTCCCTGAATTCCCATGAGACAACCAAAGGAGTGCGCGTTAAGTTTCAGGATGTTGAGTGCTATCGTGATCACCAGTACGACTACACTGACGATGACGATCAAGAGTTCAAAGAATTTACTGTGTGGAACCCCATGAGCTTGACTGATATCATTAAAGAAGAGAATAAGCCAACAGCTGAATTAAACACACCAACGGAGACAGACTATTACACAGACCTGTTTGCAGATGAATTAGGTCTCAGGTCTCTGAAGAACCAATCTAGTGACTCAGATGTGGAGAAGCTGGACCTCTCTTTCCTCAACTATGATGCTACTGACGTGCCTGGTGGAGATATGAATATCAACCCTAATTTCAATGAGACAAAGAATAAAAGACAGACTTCTATTCCAAAGCCAAATGCACTAAATGAgacattattttcaaattggaCAGAGGTGGATGGACTTAACCCTACTGCAGTTCATTTGCTGAACCAAAGCATAATTGAGAACACAACACACGTGCAGAACAATAGCACATCATCAACTTTTGGCAATTCTTCTGTGAATAAAACAGAGAACATGACCGTTTTTTATAGCCCAAATATATCACCAAAGAATGACAGCACAACTACAAACAGCAGTGTGTCTGTAGACCCAAATATTGATAACGCCACAGTGTCTGACACAAAGAACATAACAGCTCACAATGCTACGGTGTTATCAATGGTTGGAAATGTATCAAACGAGATTACAAATCTTACGGTTGCGTCACAAGAAACTGCCAATCTTACTGAAACTTCAAGAGGAAATTCAAGTTCTATCATGGAGACTGAAAGAATGAATGTAACCCTGACCGGTGATAACCAGACTTCTGTGGGCATGGCGTTGGCGGAGGACTCAGAGGAGAGACTCACCAGAGGGGACGTGTTCTCTTACTCTGTGCCGCTATCCAATACCAGCAACAATAACGCCACAACTCTGTCACAcagtgcagaagaagaagatgagaaTAACACAGCAGCTAAACATGTTAACGTATCAGCAGATGGAAGAAACCGTTCATCGTCTATTCCATCGGAGATAGATCTCCATGTTGGAGAGGTAAACTTCAGCAGCATAGACAGAAGCAACTTGACCATTTTAGAGTTGGAGGTGGAGAGCACAGACAACATAACTAGAGACAATGAATCCCTGATCACCGCAGAAGAGCCAGAGTATTTGAGCTCATTTGAAGTTCCAACGAATTCCTCTGACTTGACTATTTCAGCCAATTCCAGCCTTGAAAATGCAACAAACGTTCTGCTCGTAACTGAGCCGCCACAGAATGTCACAGCGAATGCATCCAGATCAAATTCATCAGAGGAGATTATTTCAAGAAAGATCAACTCTGAGGAGCTAAGTGCCACAGACCACAGTGAAGAAGTGCATATCTACCtttcagaaaacaaatcagAGGTGATTAAAACCACCTCCGTCAAAACGCAGGGGCACAACTGGACTTATGATGGAACCCACCAAATGGAACCCATGGACATTTCTGACTACATCATGAAATATCTTGATCGAGAAACCACTCAAACAACGGCGCCGCCAAAGAAGAAGATCAAGAAGGTGAACCTCCGACAGTGGCCCGAGAAGGGCCAAGGCATgaaaacgaagaagaagaaggaataCAAGCCTCAGTCCAGGGGTGCCTTACCGTTCTCTCCTCGTGGTTTCAATCCAGGCATGACCCCGCGCGGGTCACGACCTCTTTCCCAACAGCTTGTCTCCGATGAGGAGTCGCTCATCAACATGCCCGTGGTCATCGGTGTGCCCCGGCCGGATTTCAGCGACTACGAGCTGTACATTCCTGGGGGAGAACCAGCTCATCTAAAGATAGATGACGAAAATATGAACGCAGATGAATACGAGTTTGTGACCTACGTAGACCCCTACAGCAAGCATGATGACATTAAGAATCTGAACCTGGATGAAACAACCAAATACTACTTAAAACTCTCAGGCTCGAATGTGAGGACTTATTTCATCGCTGCAGAGGAGGTTGAGTGGGATTACGGTGGCTACGGACAGAG TAGGCAAGACAAGTCCcaacaaaacagcagagaaactAAGTTCACCAAGGCGGTTTTCCGAGGTTACATGGACAGCAGCTTCAGCACACCTGACATCCGTGGAGAGATCGATGAGCATCTAGGCATCCTGGGACCTGTCATTAAGGCGGAGGTTGGACAAAGCATCATG GTGGTGTTCAAGAACAAAGCCAAACGTCCGTACTCCCTACACCCAAATGGGGTTAGCTATACCAAGCAGACAGAGGGTCTGTCCTATAACGATGGCTCTAAGTACTGGTATCAATACGACAATGAGGTTCAACCCAATACCACCTTCACATATATATGGAAGGTTCCTTCCATGGTTGGGCTGATACCAGCCGGGTCTCACTGTCGGACTTGGGCCTACTATTCAGGTGTCAATCCG GAAAGGGATATGCACTCTGGCTTGATCGGGCCTTTGTTGGTGTGTCGAGAGGGCACCCAGGACAAGAACAAACCAGACATGAGGGAGTTCACGCTGCTTTTCATGACCTTCGATGAGTCGCAGAGCTGGTACTACGAGAAGAACCACGAGAGGATGCAAAGGAAAAGCCGAAGAAGAATTATGGACAACAACTTAACGGATAACCTCAAATTCCACT CCATCAATGGCATCATATACAACCTGAAGGGACTGAGGATGTACACCAACCAGCTGGTGTGCTGGTACCTGATCAACATGGGTTCTCCAACAGACTTTCAGAGCGTCCACTTCCACGGACAGACGTTCATCCACAAGAAGATCACCAACCATAGACAGGCCGTCTACCCACTGCTGCCTG GGAGCTTTGCCACTCTGGAGATGTACCCATCCAAACCTGGCCTGTGGCAGCTGGAGACAGAAGTGGGTTTCAACCAACAGAAAGGAATGCAGACACTCTTTCTGGTTCTCGATAACG ACTGCTACCGTCCGCTGGGTTTAGAATCAGGCAGCGTGAAAAATGACCAGATCACAGCAATCAACACCAGAG GTAACTGGGTGCCACATCTGGCCAGATTGAACAATAACGGTCAATACAACGCATGGAGCACCGATCAGAACAAAAGTTGGATTCAG GTGGACTTCCAGAGGCCAGTTGTGCTCAGCCAGGTGGCCACACAGGGAGCCAGGCAGATGTTCCATTCCCAGTATGTGATCAAGTACTTGATCTCCTACAGCACCGACCGCCGGAAGTGGATCTTCTATAAGGGCGACAGCCAGCACCTCAGGAAG GTGTTCATTGGGAACCAGGAAGCCTACGAGGTTAAAACAAAcaccttctctcctcctgtgatTGGACGGTTTGTAAGGCTACACCCAATTGAATGGTACAACACGGCCACAGTCCGCATGGAGTTCTACGGCTGTGAGCTTGACG GCTGCTCTGTGCCTCTGGGGATGGAGAGCAGACTGATAGAAGACCAACGCATCACAGCCAGCTCCTCGGCCTCCAGCTGGTACTCTGGACCCTGGAAACCTTCTCTTGCACGGCTCAACAAACAGGGCACCATCAATGCATGGCAGTCAAAG TACCGTGACATGAACCAGTGGCTTCAGGTGGAGCTGCCCCAAGTTAAGAAGATCACAGGTATCATAACACAAGGAGCCAAGTCTCTGGGGAAAGAGCAGTATGTCATTTCCTACGCTCTGCAGTACAGCGACAATGGGAAACACTGGAGTCAGTACACAGATGATGAGAACCTCTCTTTCAAG ACTTTCTTGGGAAACACAAATAACAACGACCACGTGAAGAACTACATCTACCCTCCTATTTTCTCCCGCTTCATCCGAATCATCCCCAGAAGCTGGATGAACTCCATCACCATGAGAATAGAACTACTGGGCTGTGACTTTGAGTga
- the slc35a5 gene encoding probable UDP-sugar transporter protein SLC35A5: MVRCHSCTRLCSRSSAYTLALGLGFVTLGTSRIILLKFSANAENKYDFLPASVNLFAELLKLLFCLAMSVRVIVKEGRSCRELGFSSSSSFLNSLKWAVPAFLYFLDNLIIFYVMTYLQPAMAVLFSNFVILTTAVLFRLVLKRRLSWVQWAALFVLFLSIVSLTTGSGSSQNSIAVPGLHSNPLSTPSNSCLLYTQLLEQMRNSSATESWVSSLPGQAWRDRVVEKLRSLGVGHILLLLQCFISAMANIYNEKILKEGNQLTESIFIQNSKLYAFGVVFNSLTLGLGSEARGLTVHCGLLHGHNVYSLCLVLVTAALGLSVAFILKFRDNMFHVLTGQITTVLVTAFSLFLFDFRPSLDFFLQAPTVLLAIFIYNASRPKDLEYSLQQEKLRVINGEVFERSRGDGEELELLTKPNTDSESEEESL, translated from the exons ATGGTGCGCTGCCATTCGTGCACCAGGCTGTGCTCCCGGTCGTCGGCCTACACGCTGGCCCTCGGCCTGGGCTTCGTCACTTTGGGGACCAGTCGAATCATCCTGCTCAAATTCTCTGCCAATGCTG AGAACAAGTATGACTTCCTCCCTGCATCCGTCAATCTGTTTGCTGAGTTACTCAAACTGCTCTTCTGTCTGGCCATGTCAGTCCGAGTCATAGTCAAAG AGGGACGATCATGCAGAGAGCTTGGCTTTTCCTCCAGCTCATCCTTCCTCAATTCCCTGAAATGGGCTGTCCCTGCTTTCCTCTACTTCCTTGACAACCTCATCATCTTCTACGTGATGACTTACCTGCAGCCT GCCATGGCAGTGTTGTTCTCCAACTTTGTCATCCTGACCACAGCTGTACTCTTCAGACTTGTTCTGAA GAGGCGTCTGTCCTGGGTTCAGTGGGCAGCGTTAtttgtcctcttcctgtccatTGTTTCCTTGACGACGGGATCAGGGAGCAGCCAAAACTCCATAGCCGTACCAGGTCTCCACTCAAACCCCCTCTCCACCCCCTCCAACTCCTGCCTTCTCTACACACAGCTGCTGGAGCAGATGAGGAACAGCAG TGCCACTGAATCGTGGGTGTCCTCCCTGCCCGGGCAGGCGTGGAGGGACAGGGTGGTGGAGAAGCTTCGCTCTCTGGGTGTGGGTCacatcctgctcctcctccagtgcTTCATCTCCGCCATGGCCAACATCTACAATGAGAAGATCCTCAAAGAAGGAAACCAGCTCACTGAGAGCATCTTCATCCAGAACAGTAAACT GTATGCCTTTGGTGTGGTGTTTAACAGTCTGACCCTCGGGCTGGGCAGTGAGGCTCGAGGCCTCACCGTGCACTGTGGCCTCCTCCATGGACATAATGTCTACTCCCTGTGTCTGGTGCTGGTCACTG CTGCCCTGGGTTTATCTGTGGCCTTCATCTTGAAATTCAGAGACAACATGTTCCACGTGCTGACAGGCCAGATCACCACAGTCCTGGTCACCGccttctccctcttcctcttcgaCTTCCGCCCCTCGCTGGACTTCTTCCTCCAGGCTCCCACGGTCCTGCTGGCCATCTTTATCTACAACGCCAGCCGGCCCAAGGACTTGGAATACAGCCTGCAGCAGGAGAAACTGCGGGTCATCAACGGAGAGGTGTTCGAGAGGTCCAGAGGG GACGGCGAGGAGCTGGAACTCCTGACAAAGCCAAACACAGACAGTGAATCCGAGGAAGAGTCTTTGTAG